A DNA window from Cloacibacillus sp. An23 contains the following coding sequences:
- a CDS encoding divalent metal cation transporter, whose translation MANAQQRNVDEFQLPKGGLIKKLMYIMAFIGPASMLCSTSMGPGTASSCIQAGSMFGYDLLWAIVLSGIMCGGVAYIGAKATALSGKDVFELIRERIGNVACSILFVVVLITWYMVIYSQGSIMRHLNDIMFGEQAAAVAYVVTILLIAYLYYASTNNRIIKMASIMCTVMAIIFFINVFYVRPNIGQLIGGMVPKRFSLDEAIIIAGVIGGSAPGTSALWYSYSVKNQQWDKPSALGFIKWDQIVFAAMFTIFSLGIFLSGAAVLFPAGIKAMSAVEAAKALEPLAGVLGTYIFIAGLWGAVFTTIGGMSTLGSYCLNSLFHISKDNSDVKVRRLILIGIVISLFGGMSGGNAMSLLVNFLGLLNIGGLVIITILTYLTSNSKFSGQYKNKWYTTLMGLIILGFNAYSTWTYIARFL comes from the coding sequence ATGGCTAATGCACAGCAGAGGAATGTCGATGAATTTCAGCTTCCAAAGGGCGGCCTGATTAAAAAGCTTATGTATATAATGGCTTTTATCGGGCCGGCATCTATGCTTTGTTCCACTTCAATGGGGCCTGGTACGGCATCTTCATGTATACAGGCCGGCTCAATGTTCGGTTATGACTTGTTATGGGCTATCGTATTGAGCGGGATTATGTGCGGCGGAGTTGCATACATTGGGGCTAAGGCGACGGCGCTTTCCGGGAAGGATGTATTTGAATTAATTCGGGAAAGAATCGGCAATGTTGCATGTTCGATTCTTTTTGTCGTCGTGCTGATCACATGGTATATGGTAATTTACAGCCAGGGCTCAATTATGCGCCATCTCAATGACATAATGTTTGGTGAACAGGCTGCTGCTGTGGCATACGTTGTAACCATTTTGCTTATTGCATATTTGTACTACGCCAGCACAAATAACCGCATTATCAAGATGGCTTCGATAATGTGTACTGTGATGGCGATTATATTTTTTATTAATGTGTTTTATGTACGTCCAAATATCGGTCAACTGATAGGCGGTATGGTGCCGAAACGCTTCTCCCTTGACGAGGCGATTATCATTGCCGGAGTTATCGGAGGATCCGCGCCGGGAACTTCTGCACTTTGGTATTCGTATTCTGTGAAAAACCAGCAATGGGACAAGCCTTCGGCGCTGGGGTTCATTAAATGGGACCAGATTGTATTTGCAGCAATGTTTACAATCTTCAGCCTCGGTATTTTCCTTTCCGGCGCTGCGGTACTGTTCCCTGCGGGCATAAAGGCCATGTCAGCGGTGGAGGCGGCGAAAGCTCTTGAGCCTCTGGCCGGAGTTTTGGGGACATATATTTTTATAGCGGGACTCTGGGGTGCTGTGTTTACCACTATAGGAGGCATGAGCACGTTAGGTTCATACTGCTTGAATTCGCTGTTCCATATCAGCAAAGACAACTCGGATGTAAAAGTCCGCCGGTTGATCTTGATAGGTATCGTGATAAGCTTGTTCGGAGGCATGTCCGGTGGAAACGCAATGAGTCTGCTGGTAAACTTTTTGGGGCTGCTCAACATTGGCGGATTAGTGATAATAACTATCCTTACTTATCTTACCAGCAATTCGAAATTTTCCGGACAGTATAAAAATAAATGGTATACGACCCTTATGGGACTTATCATTTTGGGATTCAACGCCTATTCGACTTGGACATATATTGCAAGATTCCTATAG
- a CDS encoding DUF3737 family protein: MTVIENKTFDEERALYGSRDVTVKNCRFDGPADGESALKESSGVRVEGCFCNLRYPFWHDRGLTIRGCELTELCRAAIWYSEDVDISDTKLHGIKALRECGNVTVRGCDIVSPEFGWSVRDVTMENCTAESEYFMMRSRDLRFTGVTFKGKYSFQYIENAVFERCSFDTKDAFWHSRGVVVRDSVIKGEYLGWYSEGLTLVNCKISGTQPLCYCKGLKLINCEMENAGLCFEKSEVEAVVTTPVTSVKNPRSGVIAVPAVGEIIMDDPEARGAVVAGGAVSCAAL, from the coding sequence ATGACTGTTATAGAGAATAAAACTTTCGACGAGGAACGCGCGCTTTACGGCAGCAGGGACGTGACGGTGAAGAACTGCCGTTTCGACGGCCCGGCGGACGGCGAGAGCGCGCTCAAGGAAAGCTCCGGCGTGCGCGTCGAGGGCTGTTTCTGCAATCTGCGTTATCCGTTCTGGCACGACCGCGGCCTTACGATACGCGGCTGCGAGCTGACGGAGCTCTGCCGCGCAGCAATATGGTATTCGGAGGACGTGGATATATCGGATACGAAGCTGCACGGTATCAAGGCGCTCCGCGAATGCGGAAATGTGACCGTGCGCGGATGCGACATAGTCTCGCCGGAGTTCGGCTGGTCCGTGCGCGACGTCACGATGGAAAACTGCACGGCCGAGAGCGAATACTTTATGATGCGCAGCCGAGACCTGCGCTTCACCGGAGTGACATTCAAAGGCAAATATTCGTTTCAGTACATTGAAAACGCCGTTTTCGAACGCTGCTCATTCGACACGAAAGACGCGTTCTGGCATTCGCGCGGCGTTGTGGTCAGAGACAGCGTAATTAAAGGCGAATACCTCGGCTGGTACTCTGAAGGGCTGACGCTCGTAAACTGCAAAATCTCCGGGACGCAGCCCCTCTGCTACTGCAAAGGGCTGAAGCTGATAAACTGCGAGATGGAAAACGCCGGCCTCTGCTTTGAAAAATCCGAAGTCGAAGCCGTCGTCACAACGCCAGTGACAAGCGTCAAAAACCCGCGCTCCGGCGTGATAGCCGTCCCGGCCGTCGGCGAGATAATCATGGACGACCCGGAGGCCCGCGGCGCGGTCGTCGCCGGCGGCGCTGTGAGCTGCGCGGCGCTGTGA
- a CDS encoding L-serine ammonia-lyase, iron-sulfur-dependent, subunit alpha, whose product MPTLKEFLRSEVKPALGCTEPGAVALAVARACAELPDRENVAAVRVTVSANIYKNGMAVGIPGAGGARGNAIAAALGAICGDSSRGLEVLAGTAPEDVAKAEAWVKEKRATIYCDQDRGGVYVLASVFTPEHKAMCLIEGSHSNIVKVTADGETVFEKERVSGSSSGFADDGFPTKFADVLKMADEMDAEDEDFIWEGVEMNDRIAAAGIKPAGGGSLQSSNFALVLRDDEKVGDFVPVSLEIRTTASAAAEARMSGVQLPVMSSAGSGNHGITAIIPIAVLGRRTGKSRTEIAKAIAVSHLATSFVKRNLGRLSPVCGCSVAAGAGAAAGMTYLMGGNYDQICAAMSLLLSDIAGMLCDGAKESCALKVGSASSEAYCAMEWAMSGQHLAVPQGVFGASIEETVANVGRVSREGMKTVDRVMIDILDERHRPNEENF is encoded by the coding sequence ATGCCCACATTGAAGGAATTTTTGCGCAGCGAAGTAAAACCGGCGCTCGGATGTACCGAGCCGGGGGCTGTGGCGCTCGCGGTTGCGCGCGCTTGCGCCGAGCTTCCGGACAGGGAGAACGTCGCGGCGGTGCGCGTCACCGTCAGCGCGAATATTTATAAAAACGGGATGGCGGTCGGCATTCCCGGCGCTGGAGGAGCGCGCGGCAACGCGATAGCCGCGGCGCTCGGCGCGATATGCGGCGACTCTTCGCGCGGCCTCGAGGTGCTCGCGGGGACGGCGCCGGAGGATGTGGCGAAGGCTGAGGCGTGGGTGAAGGAGAAGCGCGCGACTATCTACTGCGACCAGGACAGAGGCGGAGTCTACGTCCTCGCCTCGGTCTTTACGCCTGAACACAAGGCGATGTGCCTGATAGAGGGCAGCCATTCAAATATAGTCAAGGTTACGGCCGACGGGGAGACTGTGTTTGAAAAGGAGCGCGTCTCCGGCTCTTCGTCGGGCTTCGCCGACGACGGTTTCCCGACGAAGTTCGCCGACGTGCTCAAGATGGCGGACGAGATGGACGCGGAGGATGAAGATTTCATCTGGGAGGGCGTCGAGATGAACGACCGCATAGCGGCCGCGGGCATCAAGCCGGCAGGCGGAGGCAGCCTCCAGAGCAGTAATTTCGCGCTCGTCCTGCGCGACGACGAAAAGGTCGGCGATTTCGTGCCGGTGTCGCTCGAGATACGCACGACGGCTTCGGCGGCGGCCGAGGCGCGCATGTCGGGCGTGCAGCTTCCGGTCATGAGCAGCGCCGGCAGCGGCAACCACGGTATCACGGCTATAATCCCCATAGCGGTGCTGGGCCGCCGCACGGGCAAGAGCCGCACGGAGATAGCGAAGGCGATAGCCGTCAGCCACCTCGCGACGAGCTTCGTGAAGCGCAACCTCGGGCGTCTCTCGCCGGTCTGCGGCTGCTCCGTCGCGGCGGGCGCGGGCGCGGCGGCCGGCATGACCTATCTCATGGGCGGGAATTACGACCAGATATGCGCGGCTATGAGCCTGCTGCTTTCCGATATAGCGGGGATGCTCTGCGACGGAGCCAAGGAGAGCTGCGCGCTCAAGGTCGGCTCCGCGTCGTCGGAGGCCTACTGCGCGATGGAGTGGGCGATGAGCGGGCAGCATCTGGCCGTACCGCAGGGTGTTTTCGGCGCGTCCATCGAGGAGACTGTGGCGAACGTGGGCCGCGTCTCGCGCGAGGGCATGAAGACGGTGGACCGCGTCATGATAGATATTCTCGACGAACGCCACAGGCCGAACGAGGAAAATTTTTAG
- a CDS encoding YadA-like family protein produces MCGDDKKNGPPVPEAGEVRLSYVLFLAILILMLVLCALLMGSAEASGAERGQTAGPGSPVKVIVGRGPFSITVTDDNKVTAAGAANTSVDNASNNAGDIKSAAAPGADRGSLSVEYDDDEKYSVTLGKKRSNGTVGQPVRLKNVKRGVSALDAVNYSQLEGVGTALSNRIARAMLRSVNYDDKDKRDSVTLGDGSVPVKLRNVAGGEVKQGGLEAVNGGQLWKLGESVGKALGGFFSTSNYVDGVAFGGFDINGEKFASVEEALQKIASSPAPAPSSEPKKSEWTLSVNGEETKITDGSRIAIAEGSNINISKDGKSGEYRINVSDAPSFGSLRAGGVRIDGNGIEMGGRRVTGLADGRIVRGGSDAVTGGQLWETYRRIDEIDKRAKMIGAHAAALSALHPVPYDPYAPTTLSAGIGAYRGEYSAAVGAFHYVRENLLVNAGLSLNSGGDLMARAGVSVAVGRGGTRVQPPSADAESMRRELAELKRAVAQLKKENERGKQKIRRLEKLEKTSDARQTTRRDG; encoded by the coding sequence ATGTGCGGAGATGATAAGAAAAACGGCCCGCCAGTGCCGGAGGCCGGGGAAGTGCGGCTTTCTTACGTGCTTTTCCTGGCCATACTGATACTGATGCTCGTCCTCTGCGCCCTGCTTATGGGCTCGGCGGAAGCGAGCGGCGCGGAACGCGGGCAGACGGCGGGGCCCGGTTCGCCGGTCAAGGTGATAGTGGGTCGGGGGCCTTTCTCCATCACGGTCACGGATGATAACAAGGTCACGGCCGCTGGCGCTGCAAATACCAGCGTAGATAATGCCAGCAACAACGCCGGCGATATAAAAAGCGCCGCCGCGCCAGGCGCAGATCGCGGCTCCCTCTCGGTCGAATACGACGACGATGAGAAATATTCGGTCACGCTGGGCAAAAAACGATCGAACGGCACGGTGGGTCAACCGGTCCGCCTGAAGAACGTCAAAAGAGGCGTCTCTGCGCTGGACGCCGTGAACTACTCGCAGCTTGAAGGGGTCGGGACGGCGCTCTCAAACAGAATCGCGAGGGCGATGCTGCGCTCCGTGAACTACGACGACAAGGATAAGAGGGATTCCGTGACCTTAGGGGACGGCAGCGTTCCCGTCAAACTCCGCAACGTCGCCGGCGGCGAAGTCAAGCAAGGCGGGCTCGAGGCCGTGAACGGCGGCCAGCTCTGGAAACTAGGCGAATCGGTCGGGAAGGCGCTCGGCGGCTTCTTTAGTACGAGCAATTACGTAGACGGGGTCGCCTTCGGAGGCTTCGACATAAACGGAGAGAAATTCGCTAGCGTTGAGGAAGCCCTTCAAAAAATCGCCTCTTCCCCCGCTCCAGCCCCCTCTTCGGAGCCGAAGAAAAGCGAATGGACGCTTTCCGTCAACGGCGAAGAGACTAAAATAACCGACGGAAGCCGCATCGCGATAGCCGAAGGCTCCAACATAAATATAAGCAAAGACGGCAAAAGCGGCGAATACCGCATAAACGTCAGCGACGCGCCGTCCTTCGGAAGCCTCCGCGCCGGCGGCGTGCGCATAGACGGAAACGGCATAGAGATGGGCGGCAGGCGCGTGACAGGCCTCGCGGACGGGCGGATCGTCCGCGGCGGAAGCGACGCCGTGACGGGCGGACAGCTGTGGGAAACATATCGCAGAATAGACGAAATAGACAAGCGCGCGAAAATGATAGGCGCGCACGCGGCGGCCCTCTCCGCGCTCCACCCCGTGCCCTACGACCCGTACGCTCCGACGACCCTCAGCGCCGGCATAGGCGCGTACCGCGGCGAATACTCGGCGGCCGTCGGCGCGTTCCACTACGTCCGCGAAAACCTGCTCGTCAACGCCGGCCTCTCGCTCAACAGCGGCGGAGACCTCATGGCCCGCGCCGGCGTAAGCGTAGCCGTGGGCCGCGGCGGGACGCGCGTACAGCCGCCCTCCGCGGACGCTGAAAGCATGCGGCGTGAGCTCGCCGAGCTGAAACGCGCCGTCGCGCAGCTTAAAAAGGAAAACGAACGCGGCAAACAAAAAATACGCAGACTGGAAAAACTGGAAAAGACATCGGACGCGCGGCAAACGACGCGCCGGGACGGCTGA
- a CDS encoding FAD-binding protein: protein MRHGFERVIETDVLAIGGSGAGITAAIYASRNGAQTALVSKGKIGVSGNAIMAGGGFGVDGESGKNILHLDYADPSFTKERLFDCIVKESFYLSDQNMVREYVDDGPVVMKDYLEWAKRSGQDFFCCPPANWIASGLSFTKALSQGLKETPDIVCLEDVMIAEVLTDGQKVCGAVGVDIYSGEIILFKAKAVIIGTGGYMPFSMNNTVTDMTGDGPGMAYRAGARLTDMEFILSFPTAVVPKEMRGSIYPYVFEYNMRSLKYTIRDKNGNPLPIPEQVIKLSRGGKLSKLVTSYYFGYAADSGLAGPNGGFFYDYSDNSKEVKDENFKIFYDRFDRWHKHGYYKGESLAEVERMIYNNEPLEVGIGAEYCMGGVEVDERMRTCVDGLYVAGEASSGVFGACRVGDGMVEMMCQGMRAGIDAAAYAQAVTSTTQAEKLIEPVLDKILGVFEHKGGINPIALYSEIQSSCDRGFGLIRSENGLQRSLIEMNQLGDAWNCVTLNSKSRCYNMEWLMALQAENLITCCKAGIVAALSRKESRGCHIRKDYPEVDHDNYLIKYVHHNEGGVMKTETRKPVVQTMPLPHGKKENVIEYFLDPTLNYKR, encoded by the coding sequence ATGCGTCACGGATTTGAACGAGTTATTGAAACGGATGTACTTGCCATAGGCGGCTCCGGCGCAGGAATAACAGCTGCGATTTATGCTTCACGGAATGGCGCCCAAACGGCTCTAGTTTCTAAAGGCAAAATCGGGGTCAGCGGCAATGCAATTATGGCAGGCGGAGGATTTGGCGTAGATGGAGAAAGCGGGAAAAATATTCTTCATTTGGACTATGCCGATCCGTCTTTTACCAAAGAACGGTTGTTTGACTGCATTGTGAAAGAGTCTTTTTATTTATCGGATCAAAATATGGTTCGTGAGTATGTAGACGACGGACCTGTTGTAATGAAAGATTATCTGGAGTGGGCTAAACGGTCCGGACAAGATTTTTTCTGCTGTCCGCCGGCTAACTGGATCGCTTCAGGTTTGAGCTTTACTAAGGCATTATCGCAAGGGCTGAAAGAAACGCCGGATATCGTGTGTCTTGAAGACGTAATGATCGCCGAGGTACTTACGGATGGGCAAAAAGTATGCGGCGCGGTTGGCGTAGATATTTACAGCGGTGAAATCATATTATTTAAGGCAAAAGCGGTCATAATAGGAACGGGAGGATATATGCCGTTTTCAATGAATAACACCGTAACTGATATGACCGGCGATGGCCCCGGGATGGCGTATCGCGCTGGGGCTCGTCTAACAGATATGGAGTTTATTCTTTCATTTCCGACAGCTGTTGTCCCCAAAGAAATGCGTGGATCGATATATCCGTATGTATTTGAGTATAACATGCGGAGTTTAAAGTACACTATAAGAGATAAAAATGGGAACCCCCTTCCGATACCGGAGCAAGTTATCAAGCTTTCACGCGGCGGAAAGTTAAGCAAACTGGTAACTTCATACTATTTCGGTTATGCTGCGGATAGCGGACTTGCCGGTCCTAACGGAGGCTTTTTCTACGACTATTCCGATAACAGTAAAGAAGTAAAAGACGAAAACTTTAAAATCTTCTACGACCGCTTCGACCGTTGGCACAAGCACGGTTACTATAAAGGCGAAAGCTTAGCCGAAGTTGAACGCATGATTTATAACAATGAGCCGCTCGAAGTCGGAATCGGCGCTGAATATTGCATGGGCGGCGTGGAAGTAGATGAACGCATGCGTACGTGCGTAGACGGCCTGTATGTGGCTGGAGAGGCCAGCAGCGGAGTATTTGGCGCATGTCGTGTCGGCGATGGCATGGTTGAAATGATGTGCCAGGGAATGCGTGCCGGTATTGATGCTGCCGCTTATGCTCAGGCTGTCACATCGACGACGCAGGCCGAGAAGTTGATCGAACCTGTGTTGGATAAAATCCTTGGCGTCTTTGAACACAAAGGCGGAATTAACCCTATTGCCTTGTATTCTGAGATACAAAGCTCATGTGATCGCGGATTTGGACTTATTCGCAGCGAAAACGGGCTCCAGCGTTCTCTCATCGAGATGAATCAGTTAGGTGATGCGTGGAACTGTGTGACGCTTAACAGTAAAAGCCGGTGTTACAACATGGAATGGCTCATGGCGCTGCAGGCTGAGAACTTAATTACATGCTGCAAGGCTGGCATAGTCGCTGCGCTGTCAAGAAAGGAAAGCCGAGGGTGTCATATACGCAAGGATTATCCTGAGGTTGATCACGACAACTACTTGATCAAATATGTGCATCATAACGAGGGCGGTGTTATGAAGACAGAGACACGAAAACCTGTTGTGCAAACGATGCCGCTGCCTCATGGGAAAAAAGAAAATGTAATCGAATATTTCCTTGATCCAACATTGAATTATAAACGTTAG
- a CDS encoding helix-turn-helix transcriptional regulator yields the protein MTQVSEALGQKIREIRKNRRCTLEELGRAVHKSKATLSKYETGDIVIDVETLCEIARALRVSVFSLMNLPVGESRAEPPEAAAPGGLFASPLVYLYYYGGEEKAVHRSVIERCEDGGAKLYHEVASFEDYCLCSKVYKGTVQEYSFYTRLPFENEFCRLDRITMIFPSMLNGQNFLLGHLLMMNLSNQPVGVKALAANHVMAEDRRFRSMLQVSREELRRVRRTNYFTIDRVSEAEA from the coding sequence ATGACTCAGGTAAGCGAAGCTCTCGGACAGAAAATCAGAGAGATAAGGAAGAACAGGCGCTGCACGCTCGAGGAGCTGGGGCGGGCCGTACATAAGAGCAAGGCGACGCTCTCCAAGTACGAGACGGGGGACATAGTCATAGACGTGGAGACTCTATGCGAGATAGCGCGCGCGCTGCGCGTGTCTGTGTTCAGCCTTATGAATCTGCCGGTCGGGGAAAGCCGCGCCGAGCCGCCGGAGGCCGCGGCGCCCGGCGGCCTGTTCGCCTCGCCGCTGGTCTATCTCTATTATTACGGAGGCGAAGAGAAGGCCGTCCACAGGAGCGTCATCGAGCGCTGCGAGGACGGCGGCGCGAAGCTTTACCACGAGGTCGCCTCCTTCGAGGATTACTGCCTCTGCTCGAAAGTCTACAAAGGCACGGTGCAGGAGTATTCGTTCTACACGCGTCTCCCTTTCGAGAACGAATTCTGCCGTCTCGACAGAATAACGATGATCTTCCCGTCGATGCTCAACGGTCAGAATTTCCTGCTCGGGCATCTGCTCATGATGAACCTTTCCAATCAGCCGGTCGGGGTGAAGGCGCTTGCGGCGAACCACGTCATGGCGGAGGACAGGCGTTTCCGCTCCATGCTGCAGGTATCGCGCGAGGAGCTGCGCCGCGTCCGCCGTACGAACTACTTCACTATAGACAGGGTCTCCGAGGCGGAGGCGTAG
- a CDS encoding 2Fe-2S iron-sulfur cluster-binding protein: MKVLIDRYDPDTQIKKTDEFVVGDDVCDGMTVMGLLNYIALHIDHTLAYYRHSVCDHGICGRCVLEVNGKVRLACITPVSGCGQIHLAPVSSRTLVRDLVTK; encoded by the coding sequence ATGAAAGTTCTTATAGACAGATATGATCCTGACACGCAGATAAAAAAGACGGATGAATTTGTTGTCGGAGATGATGTCTGTGACGGGATGACGGTGATGGGGCTGCTGAATTACATTGCACTCCATATTGACCACACGCTGGCCTATTATCGTCATAGTGTATGTGATCATGGAATATGCGGCAGATGTGTATTAGAAGTAAACGGCAAAGTACGGCTGGCTTGTATTACGCCCGTTAGCGGCTGCGGGCAGATACATCTTGCGCCGGTTTCAAGCCGTACTTTGGTTCGTGATTTAGTCACAAAATAA
- a CDS encoding SDR family oxidoreductase, translating into MELENRVAVVTGASSGIGEVIAKFYLKEGAYVYGCGLEEQAAIVNERFHYHRANICDLAQADLVAKGCIEKFGRMDILVNCAGVTGIGTIDDTSVAEFRRQFEINVFGVYTMTKAAIDLIRQSEHAVIINIVSELGVKCIPARVAYCPSKAAVEMLTRCLAVDCGPRVRVNGILPGLTETPMTKMRYENALDPEAERQKTRNRYILKRMCTPEDVANGAVFLASDRASFITGDMLAVCGGGQFITMQ; encoded by the coding sequence ATGGAATTAGAAAATCGTGTAGCAGTTGTCACCGGAGCGAGTTCCGGCATCGGAGAAGTAATAGCTAAGTTTTACCTGAAAGAGGGAGCGTACGTATATGGCTGCGGGTTAGAGGAACAGGCCGCAATTGTTAATGAAAGGTTCCATTACCACAGAGCAAATATATGCGATCTGGCACAGGCAGACCTTGTAGCCAAGGGATGTATTGAAAAGTTTGGCCGGATGGATATTTTGGTTAATTGCGCCGGAGTGACTGGAATCGGCACAATAGACGATACATCCGTCGCAGAATTTCGTCGCCAATTCGAGATAAACGTCTTCGGCGTATATACGATGACGAAGGCTGCGATAGATTTGATTCGCCAATCAGAGCATGCCGTTATTATCAATATTGTGTCCGAACTTGGGGTAAAATGTATACCGGCACGCGTCGCTTATTGCCCGTCTAAAGCCGCTGTCGAAATGCTCACGAGATGTCTTGCCGTTGACTGTGGGCCGCGTGTGCGTGTGAACGGTATCCTCCCCGGGCTGACCGAAACTCCGATGACGAAAATGCGTTACGAAAACGCACTTGATCCGGAGGCAGAGAGACAGAAAACACGTAACCGGTATATCCTCAAGCGTATGTGTACGCCGGAAGATGTTGCAAACGGCGCCGTTTTCCTCGCCTCAGACCGCGCGTCTTTTATTACAGGAGATATGCTCGCTGTCTGCGGCGGAGGACAGTTTATTACTATGCAGTGA
- a CDS encoding amidohydrolase encodes MDALNEAKSCEASLIQLRRDIHRHPELGWKEQRTQDVICKELDDIGLPYEKVCGTGVIAKLEGDLPGQVIGIRADMDALPISEKNNCEYVSENPGVMHACGHDCHVAMLLTAARILTRHKDIIHGSIKFIFQPAEEIIEGAHEMYRLKQMADIKRIFGAHVWNALDVGTFSAESGARFASADNFYITVRGTSAHGAQPHNSADAIVSACSIVGALQTITSRNVDPLEPAVVTVGTIEGGSSPNIIANQVKLSGTARSFSPRVRDFVEKRIGEISSDVAKAYGTECEYEYRRCTPATINDIASTEIVRDAVISLFGDAKLVHLEKTTGGEDFAWYLEDIPGAYLFIGSRNEKAGKYSPHHHECFDIDEQALVNGTAVLVQIGLTAGREG; translated from the coding sequence ATGGATGCGTTGAACGAAGCTAAGAGCTGCGAAGCTTCATTAATACAGCTGCGGCGCGATATACATAGGCATCCTGAACTCGGGTGGAAGGAACAACGAACACAGGATGTTATCTGCAAAGAGCTTGACGATATCGGATTGCCGTACGAGAAAGTCTGCGGTACCGGCGTTATCGCAAAACTTGAGGGGGATTTGCCTGGGCAAGTAATCGGAATTCGCGCAGATATGGACGCCCTGCCGATATCTGAAAAAAATAACTGCGAATACGTCTCAGAAAATCCAGGCGTTATGCATGCATGCGGACATGACTGCCATGTGGCGATGCTTCTTACTGCGGCTAGAATTTTAACCCGTCATAAAGATATTATACACGGCAGTATAAAATTCATATTCCAACCGGCAGAAGAAATAATCGAAGGCGCACATGAGATGTACAGGCTGAAACAAATGGCTGATATAAAACGCATTTTTGGAGCACATGTCTGGAATGCGTTAGATGTTGGGACTTTTTCTGCGGAATCAGGGGCGCGATTTGCAAGTGCGGATAATTTCTATATTACGGTCCGCGGGACAAGCGCGCATGGCGCGCAGCCGCATAATTCGGCCGACGCGATAGTATCCGCCTGCAGTATAGTTGGAGCGCTGCAGACGATAACGAGCCGTAATGTTGATCCGCTTGAACCTGCCGTTGTTACCGTCGGAACGATTGAAGGCGGCTCATCGCCGAACATAATTGCAAATCAGGTAAAACTTTCTGGAACGGCTAGGTCGTTCAGTCCGCGAGTGCGCGATTTCGTAGAAAAACGTATAGGCGAAATTTCAAGCGATGTCGCCAAGGCGTACGGGACGGAATGTGAATATGAATACCGCCGCTGCACTCCTGCGACGATAAATGATATTGCATCTACTGAGATAGTACGGGACGCCGTCATATCGCTCTTCGGCGATGCGAAGCTTGTCCACCTGGAGAAAACGACTGGAGGCGAAGATTTTGCCTGGTATCTAGAAGACATTCCGGGGGCATATTTATTTATTGGATCCCGGAATGAAAAGGCTGGCAAATATTCCCCGCATCACCACGAATGCTTTGACATTGATGAACAAGCGCTGGTAAACGGTACGGCGGTGTTGGTGCAGATCGGTTTAACTGCCGGACGTGAAGGCTGA
- a CDS encoding nitroreductase family protein, whose protein sequence is MSDKINFAAEFNKSKEELLAMDEVEFRARFRERCHHTLEIQLYSAAYRGKPLNPKQTKTTELFMEVWQERGMPETLPEYVFASRLLSFAQKLVRGETLDLSPYEVSPLSPSELSGFERTVYERRSVREWSARKVPDDIIEKVLKAGLWAAHACNLQSIRYLVMREEHCPGLFRGSDIPGGPLHVVVLQDMRVYKANPVMPESNQLLDAGAAGQNLVLAAHAYGLGACWLTFTSEEMKQRIRDYVNLPEYMRMTTYVDMGYPDQSPYPPQRISVDEAVYYWK, encoded by the coding sequence ATGAGCGACAAAATCAACTTTGCGGCCGAGTTTAATAAATCTAAAGAAGAACTGCTGGCTATGGACGAGGTCGAGTTCCGCGCCAGATTTAGAGAACGTTGTCATCATACATTAGAAATACAGTTATATTCGGCCGCATACCGTGGGAAACCTCTTAACCCCAAACAAACCAAAACGACAGAGCTTTTCATGGAAGTGTGGCAAGAGCGCGGAATGCCGGAGACACTGCCGGAATATGTGTTTGCGTCTAGGTTGTTGTCTTTTGCACAGAAATTGGTACGCGGTGAAACGCTTGACCTCTCGCCATATGAAGTTTCGCCGCTTTCGCCAAGCGAACTTTCCGGGTTTGAACGTACTGTGTACGAACGCCGTTCGGTACGGGAATGGAGCGCACGTAAAGTTCCTGACGATATTATCGAAAAGGTTTTGAAAGCCGGTCTTTGGGCGGCACATGCTTGTAATCTTCAGTCCATTCGGTATCTGGTAATGCGTGAAGAACATTGTCCCGGTTTGTTTAGAGGCAGTGATATCCCAGGCGGTCCGCTGCACGTTGTAGTGCTGCAGGATATGCGAGTCTATAAAGCCAATCCGGTGATGCCGGAGAGCAATCAATTATTGGACGCCGGCGCCGCCGGACAGAATTTGGTGTTGGCGGCTCATGCGTATGGGCTCGGCGCTTGCTGGCTGACCTTTACAAGCGAAGAAATGAAACAGAGAATTCGTGACTATGTCAACTTGCCCGAATATATGCGCATGACGACTTATGTAGATATGGGCTATCCGGATCAGTCTCCATATCCGCCGCAGCGAATCTCTGTAGATGAAGCGGTGTACTATTGGAAGTAA